Proteins from a single region of Streptomyces glaucescens:
- a CDS encoding STAS domain-containing protein: MSSARLPGLPHVDAMTPAELVLAGPVTRDGVRGLCEEVRVLLEGGGATVVVCDVGGLGPPGLGVVDLLARLQLAARRAGGRIRLRDPDPALPALLDLVGLRFEVEGQPEQREPPLGVQEEVEPGDPAV; encoded by the coding sequence ATGAGTTCCGCCCGCCTGCCCGGTCTACCGCACGTGGACGCCATGACACCCGCGGAACTCGTGCTGGCCGGACCCGTCACCCGGGACGGGGTGAGGGGCCTGTGCGAGGAGGTGCGCGTCCTGCTGGAGGGGGGTGGCGCGACGGTGGTGGTGTGCGACGTGGGCGGGCTCGGGCCGCCGGGGCTCGGCGTGGTCGATCTGCTGGCCCGGCTCCAGCTGGCCGCCCGGCGCGCCGGGGGCCGGATCCGGCTGCGGGACCCGGATCCGGCGCTGCCCGCCCTACTCGACCTGGTCGGCCTCCGCTTCGAGGTGGAGGGGCAGCCCGAACAGCGGGAACCACCGCTTGGTGTCCAGGAAGAAGTGGAACCCGGTGATCCGGCCGTCTGA
- a CDS encoding sigma-70 family RNA polymerase sigma factor — MSNSTAPTELDVALEKHRVELTGYCYRMLGSSFEAEDAVQDTLVRAWRSYEKFEGRSSLRSWLYRIATNVCLDMLTAGNKRARPMDLTEATPLAQAALSPRPDHTWLEPMPDSRVLPSTADPAEAAVAKESVRLAFMAALQRLPAKQRAVLILREVLAWKASEVAELLGTSVASVNSALQRARATLAERAESGADAAVSDPLDPEQQKLLERYVAAFEGYDMTALTALLHEDAVMTMPPFDLWLRGPGDITGFMTTLGSACAGSTLRPVEVNGLPGFAHYKPDPDGGGFVPWAVQVLEISDGRITGFHFFLDTKRWFPLFGLPLHLEAEADQVE, encoded by the coding sequence ATGAGCAACAGCACGGCACCGACGGAACTCGACGTCGCACTGGAGAAACACCGGGTCGAACTGACCGGTTACTGCTACCGCATGCTCGGCTCCTCCTTCGAGGCCGAGGACGCGGTCCAGGACACCCTGGTCCGCGCCTGGCGGAGCTACGAGAAGTTCGAGGGCCGCTCCAGCCTCCGCTCCTGGCTCTACCGGATCGCGACCAACGTCTGCCTGGACATGCTGACGGCCGGCAACAAGCGGGCGCGGCCGATGGACCTCACCGAGGCGACCCCGCTCGCCCAGGCCGCCCTCTCCCCCCGCCCGGACCACACCTGGCTGGAGCCGATGCCGGACTCGCGTGTGCTGCCGTCCACCGCCGACCCCGCGGAGGCCGCGGTCGCCAAGGAGTCGGTGCGGCTCGCGTTCATGGCGGCGCTCCAGCGGCTGCCCGCCAAGCAGCGGGCCGTGCTCATCCTGCGCGAGGTGCTGGCCTGGAAGGCGAGCGAGGTCGCCGAGCTGCTCGGCACCTCGGTCGCGTCCGTCAACAGCGCCCTCCAGCGGGCCCGCGCGACCCTCGCCGAGCGGGCCGAATCGGGCGCGGACGCCGCGGTGTCCGACCCGCTGGACCCGGAGCAGCAGAAGCTCCTGGAGCGCTACGTCGCGGCCTTCGAGGGCTATGACATGACGGCGCTGACGGCGTTGCTGCACGAGGACGCCGTCATGACGATGCCGCCGTTCGACCTGTGGCTGCGCGGCCCCGGCGACATCACCGGCTTCATGACCACCCTCGGCTCCGCGTGCGCGGGCTCCACGCTGCGTCCCGTCGAGGTCAACGGCCTGCCGGGCTTCGCGCACTACAAGCCGGACCCGGACGGCGGCGGCTTCGTCCCGTGGGCGGTGCAGGTGCTGGAGATCTCAGACGGCCGGATCACCGGGTTCCACTTCTTCCTGGACACCAAGCGGTGGTTCCCGCTGTTCGGGCTGCCCCTCCACCTCGAAGCGGAGGCCGACCAGGTCGAGTAG
- a CDS encoding MFS transporter: MSPASTGASTIVGAVSTVPDSRMTPGGPGYRRMSLALFLAGVSTFALLYSTQALLPLISGDFGVTASEASWTVAAATGGLALFVIPMSALSERYGRRTIMTASLVVAVTVALLVPFAPSLTALVVLRAVQGAALAGVPASATAYLAEEVRPTALITAIGLFVAGNSVGGMSGRVITGWVAQEWGWRAALGALGLVAVGCAVAFRLLLPAPAHFTRGSLRPRVLARTVRDHLANPLLRRLYAIGALFMTVFGGVYTVIGYRLTQAPFSLPQGVVGSIFLVYLVGTVSASAAGRLVGRLGRRGALYLGGGTTAAGLLLSLADSLPLVLPGLVLITAGFFAGHAVASSAVSKTAAHGRAQASALYQSAYYIGSSVGSTAGAVAFHAGGWAGTVGVGLLAVAGVVGITVLGTLAAARTGTAARTA, encoded by the coding sequence ATGTCTCCCGCCAGTACCGGGGCGTCCACGATCGTGGGCGCCGTCTCGACCGTTCCCGACTCACGCATGACCCCGGGCGGCCCCGGCTACCGCCGGATGAGCCTCGCCCTCTTCCTCGCGGGCGTCTCGACCTTCGCGCTGCTCTACTCCACCCAGGCCCTGCTGCCGCTGATCTCCGGCGACTTCGGGGTGACGGCGAGCGAGGCGAGCTGGACCGTGGCGGCCGCCACCGGCGGGCTGGCCCTGTTCGTCATCCCGATGAGCGCCCTGTCCGAGCGGTACGGACGCCGCACGATCATGACGGCGTCCCTGGTGGTGGCGGTGACCGTCGCGCTGCTGGTGCCCTTCGCCCCCTCGCTGACCGCGCTGGTCGTCCTGCGGGCGGTGCAGGGAGCGGCGCTCGCCGGGGTGCCCGCCTCGGCGACGGCGTACCTGGCGGAGGAGGTCCGGCCCACGGCGCTGATCACCGCGATCGGGCTGTTCGTGGCGGGCAACAGCGTGGGCGGGATGAGCGGCCGGGTCATCACCGGCTGGGTGGCGCAGGAGTGGGGCTGGCGGGCCGCGCTCGGCGCGCTGGGCCTGGTCGCGGTGGGCTGCGCGGTCGCCTTCCGGCTGCTGCTGCCGGCGCCCGCCCACTTCACGCGCGGCTCGCTGCGGCCCCGGGTACTGGCCCGCACGGTCCGCGACCACCTCGCCAACCCGCTGCTGCGCCGGCTGTACGCGATCGGCGCGCTGTTCATGACCGTGTTCGGCGGTGTCTACACCGTGATCGGCTACCGCCTCACACAGGCGCCGTTCTCCCTCCCGCAGGGCGTGGTCGGTTCGATCTTCCTGGTGTACCTGGTCGGCACGGTGTCCGCGTCGGCGGCGGGGCGGCTGGTGGGCCGGCTGGGCCGCCGGGGCGCGCTCTACCTGGGCGGCGGCACGACCGCGGCGGGGCTGCTGCTGTCGCTGGCGGACTCGCTGCCGCTGGTGCTGCCGGGCCTGGTGCTCATCACGGCGGGCTTCTTCGCCGGGCACGCGGTCGCCTCCTCCGCGGTCAGCAAGACGGCGGCGCACGGACGGGCGCAGGCCTCGGCGCTGTACCAGTCGGCGTACTACATCGGCTCCAGCGTGGGCAGCACGGCCGGTGCCGTGGCCTTCCACGCGGGCGGCTGGGCCGGGACGGTCGGGGTCGGGCTGCTGGCGGTGGCCGGGGTGGTCGGCATCACCGTGCTCGGGACGCTGGCGGCGGCACGGACCGGGACGGCCGCCCGGACCGCCTAG
- a CDS encoding LysR family transcriptional regulator yields MAHQQRSQAHLSQSGDTEDMTMTLAPRLAYFAGVARTEHVTRAAQEMNVPQSTLSRAMVRLEQDLGVELFARRGRTVALTPAGRTFLTSVERALAEIERAAEEVRADADPATGKVAFGFLHTMGTETVPGLIRAFRAEHPRVRFSLVQNYGEAMLERMRAGELDLCLTSPVPDAPDLVARRLDEQKLRLVVPADHRLAARRRVRLAEAADEAFVTLEPGYGLRRITDALCAEAGFRPKVAFEGEEAETLRGLVAAGLGVALLPPPAVPRPGVAELTVTAPRAVREIGVAWMAGTVDTPPVAAFKRFLLSRKGTLLT; encoded by the coding sequence ATGGCGCATCAGCAGAGGTCACAGGCCCACCTGTCACAGTCCGGTGACACAGAAGACATGACGATGACGCTCGCTCCGCGCCTCGCGTACTTCGCGGGAGTCGCCCGCACCGAGCACGTCACCCGCGCCGCGCAGGAGATGAACGTCCCGCAGTCGACGCTCTCCCGCGCCATGGTCCGCCTCGAACAGGACCTCGGCGTCGAGCTGTTCGCCCGCCGCGGCCGCACCGTCGCCCTCACCCCCGCCGGCCGCACCTTCCTCACCTCCGTCGAGCGTGCCCTCGCGGAGATCGAGCGCGCCGCCGAGGAGGTCCGCGCCGACGCCGACCCGGCCACCGGCAAGGTCGCCTTCGGTTTCCTGCACACCATGGGCACGGAGACCGTCCCCGGGCTGATCCGCGCCTTCCGTGCCGAGCACCCCCGAGTCCGCTTCAGCCTCGTCCAGAACTACGGCGAGGCCATGCTCGAACGCATGCGCGCCGGTGAACTCGACCTCTGCCTCACCTCGCCCGTCCCCGACGCCCCCGACCTGGTCGCCCGCCGTCTCGACGAGCAGAAACTCCGCCTGGTCGTGCCCGCCGACCACCGCCTGGCCGCCCGCAGGCGCGTCCGTCTCGCGGAGGCCGCCGACGAAGCCTTCGTCACCCTGGAACCGGGTTACGGCCTGCGCCGCATCACGGACGCCCTGTGCGCCGAGGCCGGCTTCCGCCCGAAGGTGGCCTTCGAGGGCGAGGAGGCGGAGACCCTGCGCGGCCTGGTCGCCGCCGGCCTGGGCGTCGCCCTGCTGCCGCCCCCCGCCGTCCCCCGGCCCGGCGTGGCGGAACTGACCGTCACGGCTCCCAGGGCGGTGCGGGAGATCGGCGTCGCCTGGATGGCGGGCACGGTGGACACACCCCCGGTCGCGGCCTTCAAGAGGTTCCTGCTGTCGAGGAAGGGCACCCTGCTGACCTGA
- a CDS encoding prolyl oligopeptidase family serine peptidase has protein sequence MAQQATAVRRARLGRAFGPEPRAVSGAVLLLPAGVETSDRRPSPLLAAASVRALGRRLTRAGGPDGLAVHVVHYRYRGWNGDEARLASDAAWAADEVVRRYGDVPVCLAGLDMGGRAALHAGGHEAVNSVVAIAPWLPEEDVAAPPEPVKQLTGRRVLVVHGTNDERTDPELSFRLAARMKKVNREVCRFEVHSDRHRLRQHRDEVQALVEDFVMGVMFGRPLSRPVEDALAAPPPLGLRMPLASGFGRSLRRR, from the coding sequence ATGGCACAGCAAGCGACGGCGGTTCGCAGGGCCCGGCTGGGGCGGGCGTTCGGTCCGGAGCCGAGGGCGGTGAGCGGTGCGGTACTGCTGCTCCCCGCCGGCGTGGAGACCTCCGACCGAAGACCCTCGCCCCTGCTCGCGGCCGCGTCCGTGCGGGCGTTGGGACGGCGGCTGACCCGGGCGGGCGGCCCGGACGGCCTCGCCGTCCACGTCGTGCACTACCGCTACCGCGGCTGGAACGGCGACGAGGCACGGCTGGCGAGCGACGCGGCCTGGGCCGCGGACGAGGTGGTACGGCGCTACGGCGATGTGCCCGTGTGCCTCGCCGGGCTCGACATGGGCGGGCGGGCGGCCCTCCACGCGGGCGGGCACGAGGCCGTCAACTCCGTGGTGGCGATCGCCCCGTGGCTGCCGGAGGAGGACGTCGCGGCGCCACCCGAACCGGTGAAACAGCTGACGGGGCGGCGGGTGCTGGTCGTGCACGGCACCAACGACGAGCGGACCGATCCGGAGCTGTCGTTCCGGCTGGCGGCGCGGATGAAGAAGGTGAACCGGGAGGTGTGCCGGTTCGAAGTGCACTCCGACCGGCACCGGTTGCGGCAGCACCGGGACGAAGTGCAGGCGCTGGTGGAGGACTTCGTGATGGGCGTGATGTTCGGGCGGCCGTTGTCGCGGCCGGTCGAGGACGCGCTGGCGGCACCGCCGCCGCTGGGGCTGCGGATGCCGCTCGCGTCCGGCTTCGGGAGGTCGCTGCGGCGCCGCTGA
- a CDS encoding adenosine deaminase has protein sequence MTSQTDRTGTTPSADQIRRAPKVLLHDHLDGGLRPGTVVGLARDTGYDRLPETDPGKLGLWFREAADSGSLERYLETFSHTVAVMQTRDALFRVAAECVEDLAADGVVYAEVRYAPEQHLDGGLTLEEVVEAVNEGFREGERRAREAGHRIRVGALLTAMRHAARSLEIAELANRYRDLGVVGFDIAGAEAGYPPTRHLDAFEFLKRENNHFTIHAGEAFGLPSIWQALQWCGADRLGHGVRIVDDIETADDGTVRLGRLASYVRDKRIPLELCPSSNLQTGAARSYAEHPIGLLRRLHFRVTVNTDNRLMSGTSMSREFEHLVEAFGCSLDDMQWFTVNAMKSAFIPFDERLAMINDVIKPGYAELKSEWLFR, from the coding sequence ATGACGAGCCAGACTGACCGGACGGGGACCACCCCGAGCGCGGACCAGATCCGCCGAGCGCCCAAGGTTCTGCTCCACGACCACCTCGACGGCGGCCTGCGCCCGGGCACCGTCGTCGGCCTCGCCCGCGACACGGGCTACGACCGCCTCCCCGAGACCGACCCCGGCAAGCTGGGCCTGTGGTTCCGCGAGGCCGCCGACTCCGGATCCCTGGAGCGGTACCTGGAGACCTTCTCGCACACCGTCGCGGTGATGCAGACCCGTGACGCCCTGTTCCGGGTCGCCGCCGAGTGCGTCGAGGACCTGGCCGCGGACGGGGTCGTCTACGCCGAGGTCCGCTACGCCCCCGAACAGCACCTCGACGGCGGACTCACCCTCGAAGAGGTCGTCGAGGCCGTGAACGAGGGCTTCCGGGAGGGCGAGCGCCGGGCCCGGGAGGCGGGGCACCGCATCCGGGTCGGGGCGCTGCTCACCGCCATGCGGCACGCCGCCCGCTCCCTGGAGATCGCCGAACTCGCCAACCGCTACCGCGACCTGGGCGTCGTCGGTTTCGACATCGCGGGCGCCGAGGCCGGGTACCCGCCCACCCGCCACCTGGACGCCTTCGAGTTCCTGAAGCGGGAGAACAACCACTTCACGATCCACGCCGGCGAGGCGTTCGGCCTGCCGTCGATCTGGCAGGCCCTCCAGTGGTGCGGCGCCGACCGGCTCGGCCACGGGGTGCGGATCGTCGACGACATCGAGACCGCCGACGACGGCACCGTCCGCCTCGGCCGGCTCGCCTCGTACGTCCGCGACAAGCGGATCCCGCTGGAGCTGTGCCCCAGCTCCAACCTCCAGACCGGCGCCGCCCGCTCCTACGCCGAGCACCCCATCGGCCTGCTGCGCCGCCTGCACTTCCGGGTCACGGTCAACACCGACAACCGCCTGATGTCCGGCACGAGCATGAGCCGGGAATTCGAGCACCTTGTCGAGGCGTTCGGTTGTTCGCTCGACGACATGCAGTGGTTCACCGTCAATGCGATGAAATCGGCGTTCATTCCTTTCGACGAACGACTGGCCATGATCAATGACGTCATCAAGCCCGGATACGCCGAGCTGAAATCCGAATGGCTGTTTCGGTAG
- a CDS encoding PspC domain-containing protein, translating to MSRLARPTSGRMIGGVCAALARRFGTSATTMRVIFLVSCLLPGPQFLLYLALWALLPSENKAGGAAGAAW from the coding sequence ATGTCCCGCCTTGCCCGTCCCACCAGCGGCCGGATGATCGGCGGAGTGTGCGCAGCGCTGGCACGGCGCTTCGGTACCTCCGCGACCACGATGCGGGTGATCTTCCTGGTCTCCTGTCTGCTGCCGGGGCCCCAGTTCCTGCTCTACCTCGCGCTGTGGGCCCTGCTGCCCTCCGAGAACAAGGCCGGCGGCGCGGCGGGCGCGGCCTGGTGA
- a CDS encoding VanZ family protein: MQRQGSVGGSAAIRIRVTGGVLLVAHLTLVAWLTLRPLDVPWVMPANLRPLDGIRADLALGWPQAARELGEGLALLAPLGVLLPMADGRLTVSPLASFVRTTAAGVLISLAIELLQSDVPGRVLDVDSLLLNTTGVAVAHLAVVPAARARLRRRMARRHPDVPRQEESPQGRTPTIPRVGIAPWSDALPPSSP; this comes from the coding sequence GTGCAGCGTCAAGGCTCCGTGGGCGGCAGCGCCGCGATCCGCATCCGGGTGACGGGAGGTGTCCTCCTCGTCGCGCATCTCACGCTCGTCGCCTGGCTGACGCTGCGTCCACTGGACGTCCCCTGGGTGATGCCCGCCAATCTGCGTCCGCTGGACGGCATCCGGGCCGATCTGGCGCTGGGCTGGCCGCAGGCGGCCCGGGAACTCGGGGAGGGGCTGGCACTGCTGGCGCCGCTCGGGGTGCTGCTGCCGATGGCGGACGGGCGGCTGACCGTCTCGCCGCTGGCCTCCTTCGTGCGCACGACCGCCGCCGGGGTGCTCATCTCGCTGGCCATCGAGCTGTTGCAGAGCGACGTGCCGGGACGGGTCCTCGATGTGGACTCGCTGCTGCTGAACACCACCGGGGTGGCCGTGGCGCACCTCGCGGTCGTCCCGGCGGCCCGGGCCCGGCTGCGCCGCCGGATGGCGCGGCGGCACCCGGACGTACCGCGCCAGGAGGAGTCGCCTCAGGGGCGTACCCCGACGATTCCCAGGGTCGGGATCGCCCCGTGGAGTGACGCTTTGCCCCCTTCGTCTCCGTAA
- a CDS encoding sensor histidine kinase — MTDRQGGIRGWTAVRKGVLSGLRWTSLRLRLVVVFGLVALTAAVSASAIAYWLNREAVLTRTQDAVLRDFEQEMQNRAGALPEHPGRDELQHTAGQMAAGGQQFTVLLVAQDRDGRTVYGSSGGLNGFSIEDVPASLRAAVNKRQPLTAGNRSPYHLYWQRTVDDGTPYLVAGTRVIGGGPTGFMLKSLEPEEKDLNSLAWSLGIATGLALIGSALLAQAAATTVLKPVHRLGVAARRLGEGKLDTRLRVSGTDELADLSRTFNNAAAALEKRVADMAARDEASRRFVADMSHELRTPLTAITAVTEVLEEELEFEGGGIDPMIEPAVRLVVSETRRLNDLVENLMEVTRFDAGTARLVLDDVDVADQITACIDARAWLDAVDLDAERGIHARLDPRRLDVILANLIGNALKHGGSPVRVSVREDDDEVVIAVRDHGPGIPEDVLPHVFDRFYKASASRPRSEGSGLGLSIALENAHIHGGEITAANSPEGGAVFTLRLPKDASEVARRDAEEAAEQAGGAAKGKGA; from the coding sequence GTGACGGACCGGCAAGGGGGGATCCGCGGCTGGACCGCGGTGCGCAAGGGAGTGCTGTCGGGGCTGCGCTGGACGAGTCTGCGGCTGCGGCTGGTGGTGGTGTTCGGGCTGGTCGCGCTGACGGCCGCGGTGTCGGCGTCCGCGATCGCCTACTGGCTGAACCGGGAGGCGGTGCTCACCCGCACCCAGGACGCGGTGCTGCGCGACTTCGAGCAGGAGATGCAGAACCGTGCGGGTGCGCTGCCCGAGCACCCGGGGCGGGACGAGTTGCAGCACACCGCGGGCCAGATGGCGGCGGGCGGGCAGCAGTTCACCGTGCTGCTCGTCGCCCAGGACCGCGACGGCCGGACGGTGTACGGCAGTTCGGGCGGCCTGAACGGCTTCTCGATCGAGGACGTGCCGGCCTCGCTGCGGGCGGCCGTGAACAAGAGGCAGCCGCTCACCGCGGGCAACAGGTCGCCGTACCACCTGTACTGGCAGCGGACCGTCGACGACGGCACCCCGTACCTGGTGGCCGGCACCCGGGTGATCGGCGGCGGGCCGACCGGGTTCATGCTCAAGTCGCTGGAGCCGGAGGAGAAGGACCTCAACTCGCTGGCCTGGTCGCTGGGGATCGCCACCGGTCTGGCGCTGATCGGCTCCGCGCTGCTGGCGCAGGCCGCCGCCACGACCGTGCTGAAGCCGGTGCACCGGCTGGGGGTCGCCGCCCGGCGGCTCGGCGAGGGCAAGCTGGACACCCGGCTCCGGGTCTCCGGCACCGATGAACTGGCCGATCTGTCGCGGACGTTCAACAACGCGGCGGCGGCGCTGGAGAAGCGGGTCGCCGACATGGCGGCGCGGGACGAGGCGTCCCGGCGGTTCGTGGCGGACATGAGCCATGAGCTGCGGACGCCGCTGACCGCGATCACCGCCGTGACGGAGGTGCTGGAGGAGGAGCTGGAGTTCGAGGGCGGCGGCATCGACCCCATGATCGAGCCCGCCGTGCGGCTGGTGGTGAGCGAGACCCGGCGGCTGAACGACCTGGTCGAGAACCTGATGGAGGTCACCCGGTTCGACGCGGGCACCGCCCGCCTGGTCCTCGACGACGTCGACGTCGCCGACCAGATCACCGCCTGCATCGACGCCCGCGCCTGGCTGGACGCGGTCGATCTGGACGCCGAGCGCGGCATCCACGCCCGGCTCGACCCGCGCCGGCTGGACGTGATACTCGCCAACCTCATCGGCAACGCGCTCAAGCACGGCGGATCGCCGGTGCGGGTGTCGGTCCGGGAGGACGACGACGAGGTGGTGATCGCGGTGCGCGACCACGGGCCGGGCATCCCGGAGGACGTGCTGCCGCACGTCTTCGACCGGTTCTACAAGGCCAGTGCCTCCCGGCCGCGCTCCGAGGGCAGCGGGCTCGGCCTGTCGATCGCCCTGGAGAACGCGCACATCCACGGGGGTGAGATCACCGCCGCGAACTCGCCGGAGGGCGGTGCGGTGTTCACCCTGCGGCTGCCGAAGGACGCCTCGGAGGTGGCGCGGCGGGACGCCGAGGAGGCCGCGGAGCAGGCGGGCGGCGCCGCGAAGGGGAAGGGTGCCTGA
- the afsQ1 gene encoding two-component system response regulator AfsQ1: MPSLLLIEDDDAIRTALELSLTRQGHRVATAASGEDGLKLLREQRPDLIVLDVMLPGIDGFEVCRRIRRTDQLPIILLTARSDDIDVVVGLESGADDYVVKPVQGRVLDARIRAVLRRGERESNDAASFGSLVIDRAAMTVTKNGEDLQLTPTELRLLLELSRRPGQALSRQQLLRLVWEHDYLGDSRLVDACVQRLRAKVEDVPSSPTLIRTVRGVGYRLDPPQ; this comes from the coding sequence GTGCCTTCCCTGTTGCTGATCGAGGACGACGACGCCATCCGTACGGCCCTGGAGCTCTCACTGACGCGCCAGGGACACCGCGTGGCGACCGCTGCCAGTGGTGAGGACGGTCTGAAACTGCTGCGCGAGCAGCGGCCGGATCTGATCGTGCTGGATGTGATGCTGCCCGGCATCGACGGCTTCGAGGTGTGCCGGCGCATCCGGCGCACGGACCAGTTGCCGATCATCCTGCTGACCGCGCGCAGCGATGACATCGACGTGGTGGTGGGCCTGGAGTCCGGCGCCGACGACTACGTGGTCAAGCCGGTGCAGGGGCGGGTGCTCGACGCCCGGATCCGGGCCGTGCTGCGGCGCGGGGAGCGCGAGTCGAACGACGCGGCGAGCTTCGGCAGCCTGGTCATCGACCGTGCGGCGATGACGGTGACGAAGAACGGGGAGGACCTGCAGCTCACGCCGACCGAGCTGCGGCTGCTCCTGGAGCTGAGCCGGCGGCCCGGCCAGGCCCTGTCCCGGCAGCAGCTGCTGCGTCTGGTGTGGGAGCACGACTACCTCGGTGACTCGCGCCTGGTGGACGCCTGTGTCCAGCGGCTGCGCGCGAAGGTCGAGGACGTGCCGTCGTCCCCGACGCTGATCCGTACCGTCCGCGGTGTGGGCTACCGGCTGGATCCGCCTCAGTGA
- a CDS encoding SigE family RNA polymerase sigma factor — protein MNTLHGTSTSAVITRLHDVHTHRGSEKSGAVSGRGCARGTGRQHTASAQQGRQPYMTVVDGFTGEPHGGAAYREEPGERRSLSEAEFTAYVQERRASLYATAYHLTGDRFEAEDLLQSALFSTYRAWDRISDKAAVGGYLRRTMTNLHISAWRRRKLNEYPTEELPETAGDTDAMRGTELRAVLWQALARLPELQRTMLVLRYYEGRTDPEIADILDISVGTVKSSIWRSLRRLREDEVLSFGRDEEDAFGELVA, from the coding sequence ATGAACACGCTGCACGGCACCAGCACCAGCGCAGTGATCACGCGTCTGCACGACGTGCACACGCACCGGGGTTCCGAGAAGTCCGGTGCCGTGAGCGGGCGGGGGTGCGCTCGCGGCACCGGGCGTCAGCACACCGCCTCTGCGCAGCAAGGGCGCCAGCCCTACATGACGGTGGTTGACGGTTTCACGGGGGAGCCGCACGGGGGAGCCGCGTACAGGGAGGAACCGGGGGAGCGCCGCTCGCTGTCGGAGGCCGAGTTCACGGCCTACGTCCAGGAGCGCCGCGCCTCCCTGTACGCCACCGCCTACCACCTCACCGGCGACCGCTTCGAGGCCGAGGACCTGCTCCAGAGCGCGCTGTTCTCGACGTACCGGGCGTGGGACCGGATCAGCGACAAGGCGGCGGTCGGCGGGTACCTCCGCCGCACCATGACCAATCTGCACATCAGCGCCTGGCGGCGCCGCAAGCTCAACGAGTACCCGACCGAGGAACTGCCGGAGACGGCCGGTGACACGGACGCGATGCGCGGCACCGAGCTGCGCGCCGTCCTGTGGCAGGCGCTGGCCCGGCTGCCCGAGCTCCAGCGCACCATGCTGGTCCTGCGCTACTACGAGGGCCGCACGGACCCGGAGATCGCGGACATCCTCGACATCAGTGTCGGCACGGTGAAGTCCAGCATCTGGCGCTCGCTGCGCCGGCTGCGCGAGGACGAGGTCCTCAGCTTCGGCCGTGACGAGGAGGACGCCTTCGGGGAGCTCGTCGCCTGA
- a CDS encoding aldehyde dehydrogenase family protein: protein MSERLSVLKTYKLYVGGKFPRSESGRVYEVADSKGKWLANAPQSSRKDARDAVVAARKAFGGWSGATAYNRGQILYRVAEMLEGRRSQFAHEVADAEGLSKSKATEQVEATIDRWVWYAGWTDKIAQVLGGANPVAGPFFNLSTPEPTGVVAVVAPQESSFLGLVSVVAPVIATGNTAVVIASEKAPLPALSLGEVLATSDLPGGVVNILSGRTAEIAAPLAAHQGVNAIDLAGAGEDLAKELEIAAADNLKRVLRPQPVDDWFATPGTDRMAAFLETKTVWHPTGSLGASGSSY, encoded by the coding sequence ATGTCTGAGCGACTTTCCGTTCTGAAGACCTACAAGCTGTACGTCGGCGGGAAGTTCCCGCGTTCCGAGAGCGGCCGGGTGTACGAGGTGGCGGACTCCAAGGGCAAGTGGCTGGCCAACGCACCGCAGTCGTCCCGCAAGGACGCCCGTGACGCGGTCGTCGCCGCCCGCAAGGCGTTCGGCGGCTGGTCCGGCGCGACGGCGTACAACCGGGGTCAGATCCTCTACCGCGTGGCGGAGATGCTGGAGGGCCGCAGGAGCCAGTTCGCGCACGAGGTCGCGGACGCCGAGGGCCTGTCGAAGTCCAAGGCGACCGAGCAGGTCGAGGCGACCATCGACCGCTGGGTCTGGTACGCGGGCTGGACCGACAAGATCGCCCAGGTGCTCGGCGGCGCCAATCCGGTCGCCGGTCCGTTCTTCAACCTGTCCACCCCCGAGCCGACGGGCGTGGTGGCGGTCGTGGCCCCGCAGGAGTCGTCGTTCCTGGGACTGGTCTCGGTGGTCGCCCCGGTGATCGCGACGGGCAACACGGCGGTCGTGATCGCCTCGGAGAAGGCCCCGCTCCCCGCCCTGTCCCTGGGCGAGGTGCTGGCCACCTCCGACCTGCCCGGCGGCGTGGTGAACATCCTCTCCGGCCGTACGGCGGAGATCGCGGCGCCCCTCGCCGCGCACCAGGGCGTCAACGCGATCGACCTCGCGGGTGCCGGCGAGGACCTGGCGAAGGAGCTGGAGATCGCCGCGGCCGACAACCTCAAGCGCGTGCTGCGTCCACAGCCTGTGGACGACTGGTTCGCGACGCCCGGCACCGACCGCATGGCGGCCTTCCTGGAGACCAAGACGGTCTGGCACCCCACGGGCTCCCTGGGCGCCTCCGGCTCCTCGTACTGA